In Sphingomonas sp. FARSPH, the DNA window GGCGGCGCATCCTGGCGCCACGACGCCCATTGGCTGGCGGTCGCCTGCGGATCGGTGTCGATGACGAGCGCGACGCGCCCCGCATCCTGCGCGGCCGCGGCGAGGTGGATGGCGAGGGTCGTCTTCCCCGCCCCGCCCTTCTGGCTGATGATGGCAATCGTCGGCATGATGCGGCCGATACATGTCGACACCACGACATGGCAAGCGGTCGATACGTCGGCATGTCGCTTTTCCGACATCAATAGCGCATCCCCCTCTCGCCTTCCCTCAACGCGCCCGCTCGCGTTCTGCCACGTCGGCTTCGGCTTGGTCCCGCTAGGGAGCATTGCGACGGCGTAGCCGGCGCTCCGGTGTGTGCCGCGGGTCGGATGCTCATGTTTTTCGTGTGTGCTGTGGTCTTCGGCCGTCAGGCGAAGCGTGTCGGCCGGCTAGGCCGAGGCTTTATCGCGATATAATTAGACTCTGTGAGCGGTTGAGGATCGTTTTGAGACTCGCATAGCACGTCGTCGAGCGCCTTGCCGAGCCGCGCCAGCATCGCACCCAACGCCCCGCCGACCGTCGCGCGGGCGAGGTCGCGGCAGCTGAGCCCCGCCAGCATCGCCGCCTGGTCTTCCGCGCGATCGGCCTCGCGCTGGATCTGGTCGTCCGGAAGCGGCGCCGGACGGAAACGGCGCGGCAACAGCGCGAGCAGCTTGGCGGGCAGCAGCGCGCGATAGACGTTGGACGTCTGCGCATAGCGCGGCCCCTCCCCCTCCACCCGCTTGAACCGGCGCTGCGTCACCAGCATCCCGGTCGCCTCGAGCGCACGCAGCGCGCGCGCGACCGTCGCACGGCCAAGGCCCGTCGCCGCGGCGAGATGGTCGTAGCTTGGAAAGACCTGGCCCTTGTTGAGCCGCGCGAGCGTCATCAGTTCCTCGAACACGCGCACCGCGCCTGCGGTCAGCGCCGCGATCGCGGTTTCGGCGGCATCGAGCACCCGCGTCCCCGCGCGCGCCTCGCGGCGCAGGGCGCGGCCGATGTCGAGCGCGCGGCGCGCGGCGTGCAGCAGCCGGTCGGTCTCGCCCTTCGCGGGCACCGCGAAGAACTGCGCTTCGAACGTCCCTGCCTCGATACTGTCGCGGCGCACGGGCGCGCCGGTGCGATGCACGCCGCCCGATCGCGCCGGCCGCCATGGCGTGGATCCACCGCGCGCGGGGCGCGCAGGCGCCCGCAGCGCCAGCGCACTCGCCTGGCCCAGGGTGCAAACCGTCATCTTTTCCGTCCCTTTCGAGCCGGGAATCAGGACAAAGAAAAGGTGTGGCGCGAAACGCGCATCCTTGAACCATCAGAGGTTTCGGGGTATCGGAGACCGGTCGTTGCAAGACACGGGATCGACGTTTGGCGACGTCGTTCCACCCTGGGATGCCCGGCTTCGTGCCGGGCTTTCCTTTATCCAGTCATGGTGATTCCCTTTGATATCGACCGTCGGCGACATGCCGGCGGCCACGCATTTCGTTCGATCGTCGCCCGGCCCTGCGTTCACGGCTGGGCGACGCCCCCAAGCGGAATCGCGTGCACCCAGCATTGCGGCGAAATCGTCCAGAACCAAGCGTCCTGATTCGTGGTTTCGCCGGGAAAACCGGGACGAATATTCGTGCTTTCACGCGGAAAACCGGGCGGTCTGTCGCCATAATCCGCCCCGGATCATCCCACAGACGCGCTTTACTTGCCCCTCTTGGTAGGAAAATCAGTCGCCAGGGGTAGATCGTGCTTTCACTTGGAAAACTGGTCGCGACGCAACACTGCGCTTGCCCGTTCCCTTCAAACCAGGTCAGGCGATGGCGCGCTTGCCCCCTCCCCGCCCTCGATCGCCAGCGGGCGCAGGCGGAAGCGGACCATCGTGCGCAGCCGCGGTCGCCCGCCGCCCGGCGAGGGCAGCTTCTCCTCGGTCAGGGTCACCTCATATTCGGGCAGCGACTGCTGGTCGGCGACGTCGCGCAGCTGCTTCTTGAAATATTCGAGCCCGCGCCGGTCGGTCGCGCAGCCGACGCGTGCCGCCAGCGCATCCATGTCGACGTCGAAGCCGATCTCGTCGACGCAATTGAACTTGGCGAGTTCGTACAGGCGTCGCTCGATCGGCCCGAGCTTGAAAAAATCGAGGTGATAGGCGGCGATGCGCCGGTCGGTCAGGATCGCGCGGTGCAGCCAGTCGCACACCATCACCTCGACGCGCTTCACGCGCCGCTCGCCGTTGGGCAGCTTGGTATATTTGATGTCGGCCTTGAGCAGCCAGGAAAAGGCGCTGTCGGAGCCCTCGCCGCCCGTCTCGATGTTGGTGATGATCTGCGTGCCCTGCAGCCGGTTGAGCGACGCCTTCAGCGACGTATACGACCGCGCCGAGACGTTGGTGCCGGTGACGCGGAACAGGTCGTTGGCGGTGAAGCTCAGCACGCGGTCGACCACCTCGCCGCGCTCCATCCGGCCCGCCATCAGGCTGGCGATGTAGAGCAGGATCTCCTTGTCGTAGATCGTCGCGACGCCCGTCTTGCTCGGGTTGATCTCGATCCGTGCATCACCGCTCTCGAAGATCATCGGCGTCATCTGCGCGCGCTTGGTGAGCGCGAAGAACGGAAATTCCGCGACCGTCCGCTCGCCCTGCACGTCGCCGTAGAGCGGGCTGTCGAGCTGGAACAGGTCGCCCTGATTGAGAGCCTTGTCGTTCATGCCGTCACGCAATCCTTGCGAAGACGCGAGCATGAAGGGCTTTTTCCGCGCCTTGTCCATCGGCGCTACCCCGCGATCGGGGGTTTTCCGAGTGAAAGCACGAACATTTGTCGGCGCTCCGACACGCGGGGTCGGCGAACGCGAGCATATCGGCGATTACCGGGTCGGAATTGCTGCCCTTTCCTCATGCGACCGCCATAGCGGCGACCCGCCTGCCCTCCCCAGCCACGCCATTCGTGCTTTCACGCGGAAAACACCGCTCCCCTTCCCCGCCGCATGTGTGCGGCGCCAGCTGATTCAGCGGCTGAATCAGCCTCACCGCACTGATTCAGGAAATCCGTCGGACAAGGGCTCCCGCCCCGCCTAGATTCGTCGCATGGCGCCGCTGCCCTTCATACCGGTCGAACTCGTCGCGATCGACGCCGAGCGCAACATCCGCCGGCGCTGGCGCATCGCCGCTTATCGCGACCTGTTCGGCGCGGTGATCGTCGAGACCGGCTGGGGGCGGATCGGCGCGACCGGCCGCGTGCTGGTGCGCAGCTTCGCCGAAGAGGCGGACGCCGCGCGGTACGTCGGCGCACTGCTTGCCCGGCGTCGACGGGCACCGGGGCGGATCGGCGTGGCCTATCGGGTCGCATCTTCGACGATACGACATGTCGACAGCACGACATATGCTGATAGTCTCACCTCCATCGGCAGGGTGGAATCATCTTCCCGGCCTTGAGGGGGGACAAGATCCGACTGTAAATGACGTCATCCAAAGGCGACGACGGGGCGGATATCCCAATAGACCATTACCGGTCCAACTGTAGCGAACGCCGGCGGACGAGCTGCCGTCAATTCAATATAAAGCTATGTTTGCAATACCCTTATCAGGGATCGCCTCTTCTGGAACGGTGGATTGGGAGCATGCACGATCACCCTATCCAACTCATTCGCCCAAAGCGCTTCGGTGACGCCCGTGGCTGGTTCACCGAGGTGCATTCGGTGCCGACGTTCGAAAGGCTCGGTATCACCGCCACGTTCGTGCAGGACAATCATTCGCTGTCGGTGCCGGCGTTCACACTGCGCGGGCTGCATTTCCAGACGCCGCCTCGTGGGCAGGACAAGCTGGTCCGCTGCATCCGCGGGCGGATCTTCGACGTCGCGGTCGACGTCCGCAAGGGTTCGCCGACCTATGGCCGGTGGGTGGGGTCGGAGCTTTCCGCCGAGAACGGCCACCAGCTCTTCATTCCGATCGGTTTCGCACACGGCTTCGTGACGCTCGAGCCCGATTGCGAGGTAACCTACAAATGCTCGGACACCTATGCCCCCGATCATGACGGCGGTATTCGCTGGGACAGCGTCGGCATCGCCTGGCCGTTGCCCACCGGCGTGACGCCGGAACTGTCCGACAAGGACAAGGTCCAGCCAACGCTCGCCGACTTCGACAGCCCCTTCCCTTACGACGGCCGGCCGCTCGTGCCGCTCAGCTGAGAGAGACACCATGCGCATCTTCGTCACCGGCGGGGCCGGCTTCATCGGCTCGGCGCTCGTCCGGCACCTGATCGAAAACACCACGCACGAAGTGCTCAACTTCGACAAGCTGACCTATGCGGGCACGCTGTCGACGGTCGAGCGCGTCGCGAACAGCAACCGCTATCGGTTCGTGCAGGGTGACATCTGCGACGCCGAGGCGGTCCGCGCCTCGATCGCCGAGTTCAAGCCCGACGTCGTCACCCACCTCGCGGCCGAAAGCCATGTCGACCGTTCGATCGACGGCCCCGGCGCGTTCGTGCAGACCAATGTTGTCGGCACCTATACGATGCTGGCCGAGGCGCGCGCCTATTGGCTCGGCCTCGACGAGGCGGCGCGCAAAGCGTTCCGCTTCCATCATATTTCGACCGATGAAGTATACGGCAGCCTCGGCGATACCGGGCTGTTCACCGAAGAGACGCCCTACGACCCGCGCTCGCCCTATTCCGCGTCGAAGGCGAGCAGCGACCATCTGGTCAGTGCCTGGGGACATACCTTCGGGCTGCCGGTGCTGATCACCAACTGCTCGAACAATTACGGCCCCTACCACTTCCCTGAAAAGCTCATCCCGCTGATGATCGCCAAGGCGCTCGATGGCGAGCCGCTGCCGATCTACGGCAAGGGCGACCAGGTG includes these proteins:
- a CDS encoding helix-turn-helix domain-containing protein gives rise to the protein MTVCTLGQASALALRAPARPARGGSTPWRPARSGGVHRTGAPVRRDSIEAGTFEAQFFAVPAKGETDRLLHAARRALDIGRALRREARAGTRVLDAAETAIAALTAGAVRVFEELMTLARLNKGQVFPSYDHLAAATGLGRATVARALRALEATGMLVTQRRFKRVEGEGPRYAQTSNVYRALLPAKLLALLPRRFRPAPLPDDQIQREADRAEDQAAMLAGLSCRDLARATVGGALGAMLARLGKALDDVLCESQNDPQPLTESNYIAIKPRPSRPTRFA
- a CDS encoding replication initiator protein A, whose amino-acid sequence is MNDKALNQGDLFQLDSPLYGDVQGERTVAEFPFFALTKRAQMTPMIFESGDARIEINPSKTGVATIYDKEILLYIASLMAGRMERGEVVDRVLSFTANDLFRVTGTNVSARSYTSLKASLNRLQGTQIITNIETGGEGSDSAFSWLLKADIKYTKLPNGERRVKRVEVMVCDWLHRAILTDRRIAAYHLDFFKLGPIERRLYELAKFNCVDEIGFDVDMDALAARVGCATDRRGLEYFKKQLRDVADQQSLPEYEVTLTEEKLPSPGGGRPRLRTMVRFRLRPLAIEGGEGASAPSPDLV
- a CDS encoding WGR domain-containing protein, whose product is MAPLPFIPVELVAIDAERNIRRRWRIAAYRDLFGAVIVETGWGRIGATGRVLVRSFAEEADAARYVGALLARRRRAPGRIGVAYRVASSTIRHVDSTTYADSLTSIGRVESSSRP
- the rfbC gene encoding dTDP-4-dehydrorhamnose 3,5-epimerase — protein: MHDHPIQLIRPKRFGDARGWFTEVHSVPTFERLGITATFVQDNHSLSVPAFTLRGLHFQTPPRGQDKLVRCIRGRIFDVAVDVRKGSPTYGRWVGSELSAENGHQLFIPIGFAHGFVTLEPDCEVTYKCSDTYAPDHDGGIRWDSVGIAWPLPTGVTPELSDKDKVQPTLADFDSPFPYDGRPLVPLS
- the rfbB gene encoding dTDP-glucose 4,6-dehydratase; amino-acid sequence: MRIFVTGGAGFIGSALVRHLIENTTHEVLNFDKLTYAGTLSTVERVANSNRYRFVQGDICDAEAVRASIAEFKPDVVTHLAAESHVDRSIDGPGAFVQTNVVGTYTMLAEARAYWLGLDEAARKAFRFHHISTDEVYGSLGDTGLFTEETPYDPRSPYSASKASSDHLVSAWGHTFGLPVLITNCSNNYGPYHFPEKLIPLMIAKALDGEPLPIYGKGDQVRDWLYVEDHVRALQAVFERGEPGRTYNVGGHNERQNIEVVKTLCAILDELRPRADGKPYAEQMAQVADRPGHDKRYAIDASRIGEELGWTPAETFETGIAKTVDWYLANESWWRPLVAAKASERRGVA